In a single window of the Candidatus Omnitrophota bacterium genome:
- a CDS encoding DNA-binding protein, producing MPGSKKKVFFLIFVLGALIFYKSAYAQVVSSADLIRRAKEYDGKSVVYQGEVIGDKMSRGKFVWINVHDGDNALGVWASEELAGNIRVTGAYKHRGDIIRVSGIFNRSCQKHGGDLDIHAQAIDKVSDGIKVKEKISVVKARLVLILAGLSGLIWILIRLKQR from the coding sequence ATGCCGGGATCGAAAAAGAAAGTATTTTTTTTGATTTTCGTTTTAGGGGCGTTAATTTTTTATAAAAGCGCGTATGCCCAAGTCGTTTCCAGCGCGGACTTGATCCGCCGGGCCAAGGAATACGACGGTAAATCCGTAGTTTATCAAGGCGAGGTGATAGGCGATAAAATGTCCCGCGGTAAATTTGTCTGGATAAACGTGCACGACGGCGATAATGCGCTTGGCGTGTGGGCCTCGGAGGAATTGGCCGGGAATATCCGGGTGACCGGGGCGTATAAACATAGAGGGGATATTATCCGGGTTTCCGGTATATTCAACCGCAGTTGCCAGAAGCACGGCGGCGACCTGGATATACACGCGCAAGCGATAGATAAAGTCTCTGACGGGATCAAGGTAAAAGAAAAAATAAGCGTTGTTAAAGCCAGGCTGGTCCTTATCCTGGCGGGGCTATCGGGGTTGATATGGATATTGATTCGGTTAAAACAGCGTTAG
- the pheS gene encoding phenylalanine--tRNA ligase subunit alpha, which yields MDIDSVKTALEQDIGSAGSAEALEELRLKYLGRKGLIPQLTSTIPGLPVQERGSFGKQVNELKNRIMALLEEKQISLGQPAGQAQTSGVDISLPGICQGLGRRHPLTLIVTEICDMFKKMGFAVVEGPEIESEYNNFTGLNIPMEHPSREAFDTFYLSVPAGSEGKYLLRSQTSTVQVRAMKGSKPPLAIIAPGRVFRPDAVDASHSFMFNQIEGLMVDEGITFADLKGALEFFAKGIFGQGIKMRFRPHFFPFTEPSAEVDISCIICKGKGCSVCGRKGWLEILGSGMVHPNVFKNVGYDPDKYTGFAFGMGVERIAMLKYGINDIRLFFENDLRFLKQF from the coding sequence ATGGATATTGATTCGGTTAAAACAGCGTTAGAACAGGATATAGGCTCGGCGGGTTCGGCTGAGGCGTTGGAGGAACTGCGGTTGAAGTACCTGGGCAGGAAAGGTCTCATCCCGCAGTTGACCTCAACTATTCCGGGTTTGCCTGTTCAGGAGCGCGGTTCTTTCGGCAAACAGGTGAATGAGTTGAAAAACCGGATAATGGCGCTTCTGGAAGAAAAGCAAATATCCTTGGGGCAACCGGCCGGCCAGGCGCAAACATCCGGCGTGGATATAAGCCTGCCGGGGATCTGCCAGGGCCTGGGCCGCCGGCATCCGTTGACCTTGATCGTTACCGAGATCTGCGATATGTTCAAAAAGATGGGCTTTGCCGTGGTCGAAGGCCCGGAGATCGAGAGCGAGTATAATAATTTCACCGGATTGAATATACCGATGGAACATCCTTCGCGCGAGGCCTTTGATACTTTTTATCTGAGTGTCCCGGCGGGCAGTGAAGGAAAATACCTTTTGCGCAGCCAGACCTCCACGGTTCAGGTGAGGGCTATGAAAGGCAGCAAGCCGCCGCTGGCGATTATCGCCCCGGGCAGGGTCTTCCGTCCGGACGCGGTTGACGCGTCACATTCCTTTATGTTCAACCAGATCGAGGGCCTTATGGTCGATGAGGGCATTACCTTCGCCGACCTGAAAGGGGCGCTGGAGTTTTTCGCCAAAGGCATTTTCGGGCAGGGTATAAAGATGCGCTTCCGGCCTCATTTCTTCCCGTTTACCGAACCTTCGGCGGAGGTGGATATTTCCTGCATTATCTGTAAAGGCAAGGGATGCTCTGTCTGCGGAAGAAAGGGGTGGTTGGAGATACTGGGTTCGGGCATGGTCCATCCCAATGTATTTAAGAATGTGGGGTATGACCCGGATAAGTACACTGGTTTTGCTTTCGGCATGGGCGTGGAGCGCATAGCCATGCTTAAATACGGGATAAACGATATCAGGCTGTTTTTTGAGAACGATCTTCGTTTTCTTAAACAATTCTAA
- the pheT gene encoding phenylalanine--tRNA ligase subunit beta, with the protein MKVTYNWLKEFVDIKMPAQELADRLTMSGLEVKSVEEKAGDFVFEIEITSNRPDWLSVIGVAREVAALTGKKTKTGQMKSVKIETGCADKFGIEIEDRNDCPFYTARVIRNVKAGPSPEWLRARLESLGVRSVNNVVDITNYVLFETGEPLHAFDLDKLSGREIVVRRASKGEKLVTIDGQERELSPDILVIADKKKTVAIAGVMGGKDTEVTENTRNVLLEAAIFEPVLIRRGRQKLGMTSDAAYRFERGIDPAGPAAASLRAAKLIGELCAGDLSCAASSGVSRMNVAKVCLTAAGIKRSLGVEIPQARVNNILAGLGFEIKGKKKGCLQVKVPSWRLDVKEEVDLIEEISRIYGFENIPSTLAKVGLKNQETAAQDHISQSKDILSGLGLNEVVTYSLIDRKSLDGFWEGDDSLIAVCNPLSIEQEVMRPVLMPSLVRCVSHNLKQKQEYVNIFEIARVYRLDGKRIQEEYRLGICLCGSKLVWFDKGRVQDEAGFLHLKGAVETLLKRLNVLGQDLRFIARGAYAFRVFAGDVDIGSLCRLDRKRLDRMEIKNKEVFGAEIDLPKVFSLISPAKKFSALPKFPFAVRDISMILAEALPAEKIIKAILAQGRDLIKEAEVVDRYKGKPIDPGYKGLTISCRYASDDRTLTEAEIAPVHEAVISRLKEEFGARLR; encoded by the coding sequence ATGAAAGTAACGTATAACTGGTTAAAAGAATTCGTAGATATAAAGATGCCGGCGCAGGAATTGGCGGATAGGCTGACCATGTCCGGGCTTGAGGTTAAGTCCGTCGAGGAAAAAGCCGGCGATTTTGTTTTCGAGATTGAGATCACCTCTAACCGTCCGGATTGGCTCAGCGTTATCGGCGTGGCCAGGGAAGTTGCGGCTTTAACCGGGAAAAAGACAAAGACCGGGCAAATGAAATCCGTTAAGATCGAAACCGGATGCGCTGATAAATTCGGGATCGAAATAGAGGATAGGAACGATTGCCCGTTTTATACCGCCAGGGTCATCCGCAACGTAAAAGCCGGGCCTTCTCCTGAGTGGCTCAGGGCCCGCTTGGAATCCTTGGGGGTGCGCAGCGTGAACAACGTTGTGGACATCACTAATTATGTTTTATTCGAGACAGGCGAGCCCCTGCACGCGTTCGATCTGGATAAATTGAGCGGCCGGGAGATCGTGGTTCGCCGAGCATCTAAGGGAGAAAAGCTGGTCACCATCGACGGCCAGGAAAGGGAATTAAGCCCGGATATACTGGTGATCGCCGATAAGAAAAAAACCGTAGCTATTGCCGGTGTTATGGGAGGCAAGGATACAGAGGTGACCGAAAATACCCGGAATGTATTATTAGAGGCTGCGATATTCGAACCTGTTTTGATCAGGCGCGGCAGGCAGAAATTAGGAATGACCAGCGACGCGGCATACAGGTTTGAACGCGGCATTGACCCTGCCGGACCGGCGGCGGCTTCGTTAAGGGCCGCGAAACTGATCGGGGAACTTTGCGCAGGCGATCTGTCTTGCGCAGCAAGTTCAGGCGTCAGCCGCATGAACGTGGCTAAAGTGTGTTTGACCGCGGCCGGCATAAAGAGGAGCCTCGGCGTCGAGATCCCCCAGGCGAGAGTAAATAATATCCTGGCTGGCCTGGGGTTTGAGATAAAAGGCAAGAAAAAAGGCTGTCTGCAAGTCAAGGTCCCTTCGTGGCGGTTGGATGTCAAAGAGGAAGTCGATCTGATCGAGGAGATTTCCCGGATCTACGGTTTTGAGAACATCCCGTCGACATTGGCCAAGGTGGGTTTGAAAAATCAGGAAACAGCCGCACAGGACCATATCAGCCAAAGCAAAGATATACTTTCCGGGCTGGGGCTGAATGAAGTAGTAACTTACAGCCTGATCGACAGAAAGAGCCTGGATGGTTTTTGGGAAGGCGATGATTCTTTGATAGCGGTTTGCAACCCCTTGAGCATCGAGCAGGAGGTAATGCGGCCTGTGCTTATGCCCAGCCTTGTCCGCTGCGTTTCGCATAACCTTAAGCAGAAACAGGAATACGTGAATATATTCGAGATTGCCCGGGTCTACCGTCTGGATGGGAAACGGATACAGGAGGAGTACCGTTTGGGGATCTGTTTGTGCGGGTCAAAGCTGGTTTGGTTCGATAAAGGCAGGGTCCAGGATGAAGCCGGATTCTTGCATTTAAAAGGGGCGGTTGAAACCCTGCTCAAACGCCTGAATGTGCTTGGGCAGGATCTCAGGTTTATTGCCCGGGGCGCATACGCGTTCCGGGTCTTTGCCGGGGATGTCGATATAGGAAGCCTTTGCAGGTTGGATAGAAAGCGTCTTGACCGAATGGAAATAAAGAACAAAGAGGTGTTCGGCGCCGAGATCGACCTGCCCAAGGTTTTTTCTTTGATCAGCCCGGCTAAGAAATTCAGCGCTTTGCCGAAATTCCCGTTCGCGGTCAGGGATATAAGCATGATCCTGGCCGAAGCGCTGCCGGCGGAAAAAATAATAAAAGCTATACTTGCCCAAGGGCGGGATCTTATCAAAGAGGCGGAGGTTGTAGACCGCTACAAAGGTAAGCCCATCGATCCCGGGTATAAAGGCCTAACCATATCCTGCCGGTATGCTTCAGATGACCGGACCCTGACTGAGGCAGAGATTGCCCCGGTACACGAAGCCGTAATATCCCGTCTTAAAGAAGAGTTTGGCGCCCGCCTGCGCTGA
- a CDS encoding methylenetetrahydrofolate reductase C-terminal domain-containing protein, with the protein MIISELKPFAEIEDSLKAHKKIFIVGCGDCATACASGGEAQCKQIKEQLEAKGKSVLGFCLPESACVAAKLKSELARNMQVLRQADAVLVLACGLGAQSVKDNDRLELAVLPGCNTLFGAVMDSQGNFSEKCSMCGACVLGLTEGICPVTLCAKGLLNGPCGGMNKGKCELDPQRDCAWVLIWRQMGKKQNLGQMKKIAPPRDCSKSTKPRRLAMNTPV; encoded by the coding sequence ATGATCATATCAGAGTTAAAACCTTTTGCGGAAATAGAAGATAGCTTAAAAGCCCATAAGAAAATATTTATTGTCGGATGCGGCGATTGCGCCACTGCCTGTGCCTCAGGCGGCGAAGCTCAATGCAAGCAGATCAAAGAACAATTAGAGGCTAAAGGTAAGAGCGTTTTGGGTTTTTGCCTGCCTGAATCCGCCTGTGTTGCCGCCAAATTGAAAAGTGAACTGGCCAGGAATATGCAGGTTTTACGCCAGGCTGACGCTGTGCTGGTTTTGGCTTGCGGCCTAGGCGCGCAGTCGGTCAAGGATAACGACAGGCTGGAACTGGCGGTATTGCCGGGATGTAATACTTTATTCGGCGCGGTTATGGACAGCCAGGGTAATTTCAGCGAGAAATGTTCGATGTGCGGCGCTTGCGTTCTGGGGCTGACCGAAGGGATCTGCCCGGTGACGCTCTGCGCAAAAGGCCTGCTTAACGGACCCTGCGGCGGGATGAATAAAGGCAAATGCGAATTAGACCCCCAGCGGGATTGTGCCTGGGTCCTGATCTGGCGCCAGATGGGGAAAAAGCAGAATTTAGGGCAGATGAAGAAGATCGCCCCCCCGCGGGACTGTTCAAAATCCACTAAGCCCCGCAGGCTGGCGATGAATACCCCGGTTTAA
- a CDS encoding 5-formyltetrahydrofolate cyclo-ligase produces the protein MADLRLTKDSIRNKILLRIKREKEENRNKKSEIIKEKLFRTRVFKEAKIVMFYMSLGGEVNTADMIREAQGLGKTVAVPVCGKNRMMKPCLLKEKGGLLKGPYGILEPVRKEPVPLKKIDLVIVPGLAFDKKGKRLGRGKAYYDRFLRRLPSRAPSIGLAFDFQVLPFIPTTTTDVDVKKLIFA, from the coding sequence ATGGCCGACTTAAGATTGACAAAGGACAGTATTCGTAATAAAATCTTACTTAGGATAAAAAGAGAGAAGGAGGAAAACCGGAACAAAAAAAGCGAGATCATAAAAGAAAAGCTTTTTCGAACCCGAGTTTTTAAAGAGGCAAAGATCGTGATGTTCTATATGTCATTAGGTGGAGAAGTCAATACGGCGGATATGATAAGAGAGGCGCAAGGGCTGGGCAAGACGGTCGCGGTTCCCGTTTGCGGGAAAAATAGAATGATGAAGCCTTGTTTATTAAAAGAAAAGGGCGGGTTGCTGAAAGGCCCTTACGGTATATTGGAGCCGGTCCGGAAAGAGCCGGTCCCTTTGAAGAAGATAGACCTTGTTATTGTGCCGGGGCTGGCCTTTGATAAAAAGGGAAAGCGGCTTGGCCGGGGCAAGGCATACTACGACCGTTTCTTGAGAAGGCTTCCATCAAGGGCTCCGTCCATAGGCCTGGCGTTCGATTTCCAAGTTCTTCCCTTTATCCCCACCACCACCACCGACGTAGACGTCAAAAAACTTATCTTCGCCTGA
- the rny gene encoding ribonuclease Y yields the protein MLNLIIFIAVALISTIIGYSMRRYMAEKKIQDAEAKAKFIEEQAKKEAEDRRRSAELEAKDLLYKMRQDFEQQTKDRRQEIVNLEKRLTQKEENIDRRLDLLEKKEKDIELRQEGLKKQEEGLKAKESQLHGLIAEEKERLQKIASLSVEEARQILLSRLNEELNAEKAVLIKKQEEELRGIADKKAAEIISLSIQRCAVEHTVESTVSVVNLPSDEMKGRVIGREGRNIRALEMATGVDVIIDDTPEAVTLSCFDPVRREIARLSLEKLLGDGRIHPGRIEEVVEKTKKEMDEKIREEGERAAFDSGVDGLHPELVRLLGRLKHRTSFGQNALQHSKEVSYLLGVMASELGLNFKLARRIGLLHDIGKAVDHQVEGTHAKLGADLAKKYNESPEVIHAIEAHHEEAEPKSFFAVLAVAADAISAARPGARRETLETYIKRLEKLESIANLFKGVDKSYAIQAGREIRVIVQPEKIADGEAINLARDIRKRIEEGMEYPGQIKVTVIRETRAIEYAK from the coding sequence ATGCTTAATCTAATTATTTTCATCGCGGTAGCCTTGATCTCCACCATTATCGGTTATTCGATGCGCCGATATATGGCGGAAAAGAAGATCCAGGACGCCGAGGCAAAGGCAAAGTTCATTGAAGAACAGGCGAAAAAAGAGGCGGAAGACCGCCGACGTTCGGCGGAATTAGAGGCGAAAGACCTGCTTTACAAGATGCGGCAGGATTTCGAGCAGCAGACCAAGGACCGCAGGCAGGAGATCGTTAATCTGGAGAAAAGGCTTACCCAGAAGGAAGAGAATATCGACCGCAGGCTTGACCTTTTGGAAAAGAAAGAAAAAGATATTGAGCTTCGCCAGGAAGGCCTGAAGAAGCAGGAAGAGGGTTTAAAGGCGAAAGAAAGCCAGCTGCATGGTTTGATCGCCGAAGAGAAGGAAAGGCTGCAAAAGATAGCCTCTCTTTCCGTAGAAGAGGCAAGGCAGATCCTTTTAAGCAGGTTGAATGAAGAGCTTAACGCCGAAAAGGCGGTATTGATCAAGAAGCAGGAAGAGGAACTGCGCGGCATAGCTGACAAAAAAGCCGCGGAGATAATCAGCCTTTCCATACAGCGTTGCGCCGTAGAACATACAGTGGAGTCGACGGTAAGCGTGGTTAATCTTCCCAGCGATGAGATGAAGGGCCGGGTCATCGGCCGGGAAGGAAGGAATATCCGGGCGCTGGAAATGGCCACCGGGGTGGATGTGATTATTGACGATACCCCTGAGGCGGTGACCCTTTCCTGTTTTGATCCTGTCCGCAGGGAGATCGCGCGCTTGAGCCTGGAGAAGCTTTTGGGGGACGGCAGGATCCATCCTGGGCGCATTGAGGAGGTAGTGGAGAAGACCAAAAAGGAAATGGATGAGAAAATCCGCGAAGAAGGGGAGCGCGCGGCTTTTGACTCCGGGGTGGACGGCCTGCATCCGGAGCTGGTAAGGCTTTTAGGCAGGCTAAAGCACCGTACCAGTTTCGGCCAGAATGCGCTGCAGCATTCCAAAGAAGTTTCTTATTTGCTGGGAGTGATGGCTTCGGAACTGGGATTGAATTTCAAGCTGGCCCGCAGGATCGGACTTTTGCACGATATAGGCAAAGCCGTGGATCATCAGGTGGAAGGTACCCACGCCAAGCTGGGCGCTGACCTGGCCAAGAAATACAATGAATCTCCGGAAGTGATCCATGCCATCGAGGCGCACCATGAAGAGGCGGAACCGAAGAGCTTCTTCGCTGTCCTGGCTGTGGCCGCTGACGCGATAAGCGCCGCCCGGCCGGGGGCCAGAAGGGAAACGCTGGAGACATATATAAAACGGTTGGAGAAGTTAGAGTCTATCGCCAACCTTTTTAAAGGCGTGGATAAATCTTACGCGATCCAGGCTGGCCGCGAGATACGGGTCATAGTGCAGCCGGAGAAGATCGCCGACGGCGAAGCGATCAATCTCGCGCGGGATATTCGCAAACGTATCGAGGAAGGGATGGAATACCCCGGGCAGATCAAAGTCACGGTTATCCGCGAGACCCGGGCTATAGAGTACGCTAAATAA
- a CDS encoding TIGR00282 family metallophosphoesterase: MKILFIGDVVGKPGRDAVKRLVPELKKELGLDFVIANAENSSGGSGITGKTSEELFASQVDVLTSGDHIWKKREIVGLIAVEKRILRPVNYPKGSPGAGWGIFETANGKKVGVVCVLGRVFLEPVDCPFRACDQAIECVKKETNIIIVDIHAEATSEKVALGWYLTGKVSAVLGTHTHIQTADEKILQPGTAYITDAGMTGPYDSVIGRRIEDVLHRFITSLPVKFEVAEDNIQLHGVILDIDDNSGRAGDIERIQRKMPAV, translated from the coding sequence ATGAAGATATTATTCATAGGAGACGTGGTAGGTAAACCCGGTCGGGATGCGGTCAAGCGGCTCGTCCCGGAATTGAAGAAAGAGTTGGGCCTGGATTTTGTCATCGCCAACGCCGAGAACTCTTCCGGCGGGTCGGGGATCACCGGCAAGACCTCCGAGGAATTATTCGCCAGCCAGGTCGATGTTTTGACTTCCGGGGACCACATCTGGAAGAAACGCGAGATCGTAGGACTTATCGCTGTTGAAAAACGCATATTAAGGCCGGTTAATTATCCTAAAGGCTCCCCGGGTGCGGGCTGGGGTATTTTTGAAACGGCAAACGGGAAAAAGGTCGGGGTGGTTTGTGTCCTGGGTCGGGTTTTTCTGGAGCCCGTTGACTGCCCTTTTAGAGCCTGTGACCAGGCAATAGAGTGCGTTAAAAAAGAAACCAATATAATAATAGTGGACATCCACGCCGAGGCGACCTCTGAAAAAGTCGCCCTAGGCTGGTATTTGACCGGGAAGGTCTCTGCGGTTTTGGGCACGCATACGCATATCCAGACCGCTGATGAAAAGATCCTTCAGCCGGGCACCGCCTATATTACCGATGCCGGGATGACCGGGCCGTATGATTCGGTTATCGGAAGAAGGATAGAGGACGTTCTGCACCGGTTCATTACTTCCCTGCCGGTAAAGTTCGAGGTGGCGGAGGATAACATCCAGCTCCACGGGGTTATCCTGGATATAGACGATAATAGCGGCAGGGCCGGGGACATTGAAAGGATCCAGCGGAAAATGCCTGCTGTATGA